AGTACATCGATTTGATGCCCAAATTGTGAAAATTCTACCCAGTTATACCCCGAGGCGATCGCTTATCAATGACGCTCGATCCCACGTTTATACCCAAGCAACAACCAGCATACCCAAAACTACTTTTTTCTCTTTGAAGACTGATTCACTCTTGACTCGACAGTAAACTTTGGGATTTCCCGCAGTTCAGACTCGCTCAAACTATACTGTTCGCAAACTAAGCTGAGGCGCTTTCCTGGGGTTTGTACGGGATTGACGGAATGGGTTAAATTGCCTTGAAAGTAAAGTAAGGTATTGACTTGTGGTTTAATCTGTCCGACTTGACGTTTATCGCAGCGCAATACTAATTCTCCCCCTTGCATATCTGGTGGTAGTTGCACGTAGAGGACGCTGACAACAGCGGGTGGTTCGATAGTTTTACAATAGGAACGTAAGGAGCGATCGATATGCGGATCGACACGGGAGCCTGCGGTTAGGAGTAAGGGATTGAGGTAAAAGGCATTACAATCCGATCGCAGGGCTAGATTGATATATGGTTTGAAGTAAGGAAATTTTTGTTCTACTTCTGCTATTCCAGCACGTTGAAATACTACAGAAAATCCTTTGGTTCCTACAAAGTCACGGTTGAGATTGTTGGTAGTAAAGTAGGGACACGCTTGAATTTCTCCCCATAAGTCGTTGAGGTAGTTGCTGGGAAAGCAAGCTGGTTGTTGGTGGTAGTATTTCAGTTTCACAAGAAACAGAGAGTAGGGGGAAAATTCGGAATTCGGAATTCAAGACTTTTGACTTTTTTATTTATACCCAGTATGCGGGATTAATACCCAAATTTAACTGGGACGAAAGACGCGATCGAATGGCTGCTTGCGGTAGCGTCTGTAGATGTCGAAGTCTGCATCTAATGTGGCGATCGCGCTGATATCCAATCTTTCTGATATAGTCACCAAAGTAAGATCGGCAAAGTCTGGCTTCAGATCGGCATACTGAAGATTTAATTCTACGATACGGGTGAAATCGTTTGGTTGCAGGTGTTCGATCGCAATTATTTCCTGTGCGACCATGAGCAATAGGTCATTTTGTACCAGTGGATTTCGCGGTAGTAAGTGTAGAGATTCCGTGATGCAAGCTACCGTTGTCAACATGATACTGGTAGAGTTCATCATGAATGGATAGACTTGAGCGTGATAGCGATCGTTCCGATTAAAGAAAGCAACGAGTATACCCGTATCTACCAGAAAAATCGGATAATAGCTCATTCTGGATTTTCTTCCAGCAATCGTTTGGCAATATAGCGTTTACGCGCTTTCCGTTCTGACAAATCTGGCACTCCATCAAATAAGTGGGGTTCTCTTCCCATCCGTTCTGCTAGTGTTTGCTTACCAGCTTGCAGGCTTAACCACTTCTGATTGATGATTCTCCTTATTGTCTCGCTTCTATCTGCTTGTTCGTGCGCCACAATCTCAGCTAGCCGCGCCTCGGTTTCTGCGTCTAGTCTGACAGCTATTAGTCCCATGTTTGTACTCCTGTTTGTTATACAAGTATAACGCAAGCGATCGCGCTTGGATACGATGCTTTGCGTTGTTGTAGAGCGAATACATCAAATGCATACCTAAATAGAAAACAAAATACCCAAAACCTAAAGTGCGAGGAGAAAATCTGATGTAGCGATATGCGATCGCGATCGCCAGGTGGTAGGGTTTTAAAGTATGGAACCGTTTGCTACATACACCCATGCTTTCGACCATGTAGGTGTACTAGGAACTTATGTAGATCTGTCATACTAGAAAGCTATTTGCAGTCATGTTTGAGGCTTCACGCCTGAAGGGATATGAGAAAATATTCACATTCATTCATGCAGATAACACAGCAGCTTTAACGACATATCTCAACCAAGGTTTTCAGATTGTCGGTACGGCAAAAAGACATGCCAAGATCGATCGAATCTATCTAGACGAAATTATTGTCGAACGATTTTTGTAGAAATTGAGCAGTGGTGAGAATTATCAAATTTCAAGCGATCGCTCTACTAGAGTACGTCCTGCTTATACCCAGAAATTGAGATTTATACCTATATATTCAACTTGAAGCATAAATCTGATACTCTAAACTTGAGTAGAATTCAGTTTTATAGTTATGTCACTACAACTGAAGGTTCCGAGTATTGTCTGTGATGGCTGTGCAGAAACAATTACCAAAGCGGTTAAATCTGTGGATGCAGATGCTCAAGTTGATGTGGATGTCTCGGCTAAGACTGTTAAAGTGGAAGGCGCACAGTCTGAAGAGTCCATTAAACAAGCTATTACGGCTACTGGTCACACGGTAGAGTAGAATCGACAAATTCTAAAATGTGTTGTGCTGTCATTTGTGGCTGTTCTAGATGAGGAACGTGTCCGCAATCTTGAATCCAAATCAGTTGACTTTGGGCGATCGCGCGTTTAAATCTAGAAGCATCGGTAGTACCCAAGATCCGATCGTCTTTTCCCCATAAAATTAGTGTTGGTGGTTGGATTTGGTTAAGTCTGTTTTTAAAGGAACTATATCCACCACTCTTGGTAAAAGCAATTAACGCCTGACTCCACTGAGAACATTCTAAATGCAGTGCGGCGCAGACTTGAGCGTCAATGGAAGCAAGTGTCTTATTTTTATAAGCAGCACGACTAATACTATGACGGATTCTAGGATTTTTTAAAAACTCAGTCGCTAAACGATCTAGTGGTGGAAACATATATTTACTCATCACCGAACCACCAGCTACTCCAGCACTATCAATTAAGACTAACTTTTGCACCGCATCTGGATATGTCAGCGTGAAATCTATGGCTGCTGCGCCTCCCATCGACGCACCCACTAAAATTACAGGCTTTTGAATCAGAGTTTTCCAGAAATAATATAGATGAGTCTTAATCGTATCGGGAGTAATCTTAACTCCTGCAACTCTGTCGGTAAACCCAAAACCGAATAAATCTACTGCCCAAGTTTCGTGATGAGCTGCTAATAGTGGTAATAATCGACGAAACTCTAACACGGAACTATCAAAACCGTGAATTAATAATATGGGGATTTCTCCACTACCTTGTCTGACGTAGGTCGTTGCGATCGCTTCTGGAGATAATGGAGTGGCGATCGCCTGTTGCTGTATATTCTGAGCTAATGCGATCGATGTCGCTTCAGTGAGTTGCGTGACAAGCTGGGGAAGAAATTGGGCAAACATACAAATTGTTTTCTATTTCGATCTTAAATTGTAATTCAATATTGATATACTTTGTATATCCAAAGTATAGCTATAAGACAATGCGAAGTTCAATCGGTAAATGGGGAAATTCGCTGGGATTGAGGATACCCAGACATATTGTAGAAGAATTATCTCTGCATCCAAATGATGAAGTTGAGTGTCGCGTTGAAAAAGGTAGATTGATTGTTGAGGTCGTACACAAGCGCAAATACACCTTAGAGGAATTGCTTTCTCAAGAGATGGAACCCGAACCAGAAATCGACTGGGGTAAACCTATGGGTGAAGAAGCGTGGTAGAAGTTCCAGCGCGAGGTACTTTCATTTGGCTGAATTTTGAACCGCAATCTGGACGCGAACAAATGGGTAGAAGACCTGCTTTAGTTGTTAGCCATACAGCTTTTAACCGCAAGCGTGGTTTTGCGTTCGTTTGTCCCATCAGTAATACTAGGCGGAAAAATCCTTTTTATATTGCGATTCCAGAAGGTTTAGCTGTAACTGGAGTCATCATGTGCGACCAATTGCGATCGCTAGATTACCGCATCAGAAATGCAGAGTTTTTAGGTGAATGTCCTATTTCCCTACTAGAAGAAGTCTTACTCCGAATTCAACCGATCTTCTTGTAGAGAAAACTGGATTTTTTGTGTATAATACACTTAGATAAACACATTATACACATAAAAATGCGAACAAATATCGAGCTTGACGATACATTAGTTGAAGAAGCCTTTCGACTTACCAACGTCCGTACTAAAAAGGAACTTTTGCATCTAGCGTTGCAAGAATTAATTCGCTCTCAGAAAAAGAAAAATCTACTCGATTTGGCTGGAAAAATTGAGTTTTACGACGATTACGATCCCAAAGCACTCAGAACAAATCGCCATGCTGCTGATTGATACATCTGTTTGGGTAAGTGTATTTCGAGATAAAACAGGACTTGTACGCCAGCAACTTCAATCAATCATTAGCGATCGCGATGTGATTCTAACTCGTTTCAGCCAGTTAGAACTGTTACAAGGATGTCGAGACGATCGCGAGTGGAGACTACTACAAAACTATCTGCAAACCCAAGACTATGTTGAATTAGATGCTGAATCTTGGCAAGCTGCCGCACGTATATACTTTGAATTACGCAGACAAGGATTAACCGTGTGTAGTCCGATTAACTGCTGTATTGCTCAATTAGCTATAGACCATGCATTAACTCTAATTCATGACGATCGCGACTTTGAAGTTATTAGTAGCGTGCGATCGCTGCAACAAATCCGCTTTCAGCCAAAATAGTTGAAAACTCTAGACATATTGATATATGGAGGTTATAGTAGGTTGCGGAAAGGCGCATTATCGTAACCATGAGCCAATTAAGTCGGCTGACAGCCCCTAAATCGAGTTTCAACATTCAACCCCAAGAAGATATTTTGGGAAATTTATTGGCAAATAAGCGCAGCGAAAATACTCGTCGCGCCTATGCTAAAGATTTAAAAGATTTCTTCGTCACGATGGCAGGAGTTGAACCAGATCGCAATTTGATTGCCGAATTCCTGCAACTTTCTCGATTCAACGCCACAGCCTTAGTACTTAAATATAAGGCAGTTCTGATCGATCGCAATTTATCGGAAGCAACAATTAACCGTCGATTAGCCGCAATAAAATCTTTAGTTAACTACGCACGTCAAATTGGGATGTGCGATTACAGTTTGGATGATATTGCAGGAGAGAAGGTAAAGGCTTATCGCGATACGAGTGGAGTGAGTTTAGAAGCGTATCGTCAGGTGTTAGATATTGTCGATCGCAACTCGCTTAAAGGCAAACGCGATTATGCGATATTACGATTGCTGTGGGATAATGCCTTGAGACGCGGAGAATTAGTTAAAGCGAATGTAAGTGACTTCGATCCAGATAGGCGATCGCTAACTATATATGGAAAAGGTCGAGGCACTCAAGCCGAGACAGTCAGTTTATCTGAGTCTACAGTAGCAGCATTACAAGAATGGTTGTGCGAACGCGGTAAAGCTAAGCGTAACGAACCATTATTTATTGCACTCGATCGCGCCAGTTACGGGCATCGTCTCACGGGTACTGCTATATATAAGATCGTACAGGCAATGGCAGAAACAGCAGGATTGAAAAAACGCCTCAGTCCCCACAGAGTTAGACACTCTGGAATTACAGCTGCATTGGATGCAACAGGTGGAAACGTTCGCATGGTACAGAAATTATCTCGTCATGCCAGGTTAGATACATTAATGGTTTACGACGACAATCGCCAAAATCACCAAGCCGAAGTCACTGGATTATTAGCAGCATTGATTGAAGGAGAATCGTAGGGGCGGGTTTAGCAGATAAATTAATAACTCCAACAGCAAATCTTCATTCAAAACCCGCCCGTACAGAGGGAAAAATTACCCATTAGCGTACAAATCTGGAAGCACAGAAACAGACGGAATATACTCAGCATAATCGCGATCGAGAGATTGCAGATCGCAACCAGTAATTTGAGCCACCACAGCCGGATTTACACCCGCACTCAAACACATACAAATAAACGTGTGTCTTGTATTAGAAGGTTTGCGATATTCTACACCAGCCAACTCCAACATTTTCACCCAAGCACGGTTGCGAAAATTGCGATCGTCAATTGGCAATCCTTCAGGACTCGGGAAGATAAGATCTTCTAGTAAATAATTTTCGGGTTTTCTAGTTTGAAGCAATAATCTAATTCTGTCATTTAAGGGAATAGAGCGAACTTTATTTGTCTGAGGGACACCCCGACTCATAGATTCTCCAATCCAAATACTTGACATATTAGAGTTAATATGCATCCAACGTAAAGCGATCGCCTCTGTAGTTCGTACCCCAGTTAAAAATAAAAATTCGACAAAATCGGCATAGTGTTTGTATTGAGGGTGAGTTTTGAAAGCAGCGAGAATTGCCTTAACTTCCTCTTGTGTAAATGGTTTGAGTGGTTGTTTGGGTGCTGACTCCACCTGCTTTTGTAAATCTTTCCAGGGGTTCGCTTCCACAAAACCCTTCGTTATTCCCCAACTCCAACAAGCACTGAGTAAAATCAGCCTTTCTTTCCTGGCGCGTTCGGCGTTCTTACTCTGAAGCCAAGCATTGAATTGTTCTACATGAGTTTGTAGAATTGCGATCGCGTTTTGTGCGGCTAGTAATTTCCGCGTCTCATCCTCTCGATAGTAAAACTGGTGCAGGTATTTCAGAGTTGTCTTGTACCGATCTAAACTTCTGGGATGTAAAGACTGAGACTTATACTCCATAAACTGTTGGAATAATTCGGCACAAGTAAGAAGTTGCGCGTCATTAACTGGTTTTTCAGCTAAGCTTTGGGGTTTGTATTTAGCCAGAGTGGTGTCAAAATTACCAGAAATCGCATCCAACTCAATTTGACGCGCCTTCAACTCTGCCAACATTCGACTCTCTTGAGTATCCGGCAATCCTAGAGATAAACAATACCGCTTTCCCGAAACTCGCCAACGCAGTCTCAACCTATCTTTAAAACTTTCTACAACAACCGAACCTTTACTTGCCTTCATTATTGGGTATTTATTTCGTGTTTTAGGTATACAAGCGAGAGGACAGGGACAACAAGCGCTAGAGAATATCAGGTATAGATTAAACTATTTGGGTATCAAAACGAGATATTCCAATGTAAAAATATTGATTGTTTAAGTTTGGGTATAAGTAGCATATTTTAGGTATTTAATTGACTGAATCT
This window of the Chroococcidiopsis thermalis PCC 7203 genome carries:
- a CDS encoding 2OG-Fe(II) oxygenase, giving the protein MKYYHQQPACFPSNYLNDLWGEIQACPYFTTNNLNRDFVGTKGFSVVFQRAGIAEVEQKFPYFKPYINLALRSDCNAFYLNPLLLTAGSRVDPHIDRSLRSYCKTIEPPAVVSVLYVQLPPDMQGGELVLRCDKRQVGQIKPQVNTLLYFQGNLTHSVNPVQTPGKRLSLVCEQYSLSESELREIPKFTVESRVNQSSKRKK
- a CDS encoding type II toxin-antitoxin system VapC family toxin yields the protein MSYYPIFLVDTGILVAFFNRNDRYHAQVYPFMMNSTSIMLTTVACITESLHLLPRNPLVQNDLLLMVAQEIIAIEHLQPNDFTRIVELNLQYADLKPDFADLTLVTISERLDISAIATLDADFDIYRRYRKQPFDRVFRPS
- a CDS encoding GNAT family N-acetyltransferase, translating into MFEASRLKGYEKIFTFIHADNTAALTTYLNQGFQIVGTAKRHAKIDRIYLDEIIVERFL
- a CDS encoding heavy-metal-associated domain-containing protein gives rise to the protein MSLQLKVPSIVCDGCAETITKAVKSVDADAQVDVDVSAKTVKVEGAQSEESIKQAITATGHTVE
- a CDS encoding alpha/beta fold hydrolase produces the protein MFAQFLPQLVTQLTEATSIALAQNIQQQAIATPLSPEAIATTYVRQGSGEIPILLIHGFDSSVLEFRRLLPLLAAHHETWAVDLFGFGFTDRVAGVKITPDTIKTHLYYFWKTLIQKPVILVGASMGGAAAIDFTLTYPDAVQKLVLIDSAGVAGGSVMSKYMFPPLDRLATEFLKNPRIRHSISRAAYKNKTLASIDAQVCAALHLECSQWSQALIAFTKSGGYSSFKNRLNQIQPPTLILWGKDDRILGTTDASRFKRAIAQSQLIWIQDCGHVPHLEQPQMTAQHILEFVDSTLPCDQ
- a CDS encoding AbrB/MazE/SpoVT family DNA-binding domain-containing protein; its protein translation is MRSSIGKWGNSLGLRIPRHIVEELSLHPNDEVECRVEKGRLIVEVVHKRKYTLEELLSQEMEPEPEIDWGKPMGEEAW
- a CDS encoding type II toxin-antitoxin system PemK/MazF family toxin; amino-acid sequence: MVEVPARGTFIWLNFEPQSGREQMGRRPALVVSHTAFNRKRGFAFVCPISNTRRKNPFYIAIPEGLAVTGVIMCDQLRSLDYRIRNAEFLGECPISLLEEVLLRIQPIFL
- a CDS encoding type II toxin-antitoxin system VapB family antitoxin — protein: MRTNIELDDTLVEEAFRLTNVRTKKELLHLALQELIRSQKKKNLLDLAGKIEFYDDYDPKALRTNRHAAD
- the vapC gene encoding type II toxin-antitoxin system VapC family toxin yields the protein MLLIDTSVWVSVFRDKTGLVRQQLQSIISDRDVILTRFSQLELLQGCRDDREWRLLQNYLQTQDYVELDAESWQAAARIYFELRRQGLTVCSPINCCIAQLAIDHALTLIHDDRDFEVISSVRSLQQIRFQPK
- a CDS encoding tyrosine-type recombinase/integrase; this encodes MSQLSRLTAPKSSFNIQPQEDILGNLLANKRSENTRRAYAKDLKDFFVTMAGVEPDRNLIAEFLQLSRFNATALVLKYKAVLIDRNLSEATINRRLAAIKSLVNYARQIGMCDYSLDDIAGEKVKAYRDTSGVSLEAYRQVLDIVDRNSLKGKRDYAILRLLWDNALRRGELVKANVSDFDPDRRSLTIYGKGRGTQAETVSLSESTVAALQEWLCERGKAKRNEPLFIALDRASYGHRLTGTAIYKIVQAMAETAGLKKRLSPHRVRHSGITAALDATGGNVRMVQKLSRHARLDTLMVYDDNRQNHQAEVTGLLAALIEGES
- a CDS encoding tyrosine-type recombinase/integrase, which translates into the protein MKASKGSVVVESFKDRLRLRWRVSGKRYCLSLGLPDTQESRMLAELKARQIELDAISGNFDTTLAKYKPQSLAEKPVNDAQLLTCAELFQQFMEYKSQSLHPRSLDRYKTTLKYLHQFYYREDETRKLLAAQNAIAILQTHVEQFNAWLQSKNAERARKERLILLSACWSWGITKGFVEANPWKDLQKQVESAPKQPLKPFTQEEVKAILAAFKTHPQYKHYADFVEFLFLTGVRTTEAIALRWMHINSNMSSIWIGESMSRGVPQTNKVRSIPLNDRIRLLLQTRKPENYLLEDLIFPSPEGLPIDDRNFRNRAWVKMLELAGVEYRKPSNTRHTFICMCLSAGVNPAVVAQITGCDLQSLDRDYAEYIPSVSVLPDLYANG